The following proteins are co-located in the Trichomycterus rosablanca isolate fTriRos1 chromosome 14, fTriRos1.hap1, whole genome shotgun sequence genome:
- the mogs gene encoding mannosyl-oligosaccharide glucosidase, which produces MTRQRKRNVARNGVPHSQEEKPILQGRKEKKKKKPADIGKILINISIGLCIFSLIWFFYALYMRSLLAKRVVTPHPSPRVLDANSTSAAVSPERFWGTYRPQVYFGMKTRSPKSVVTGLMWMRQFSDGELKLRHTCEQGDHLRSYGWLMHNGLNFGVQEIHDDDFILTTEYAKRVGGEHGGDWTWRITAKQHSSAPQAPIISLMFYVAADTQGSLQGHIEEKSHLSSVTGTSEELGNFKITFRKPTAGETASAKYASYNYLQTRSPGLDRLKNIVESSMSRRFVFNSPSGERRPYFAVDTYSPPPEQHSQNDNRVQSDFIVHQVTVQAPFQIEVLFESGSFHDRPNQLVGSVLTEELEQQKTAFNEKFEKTFGLQVKGFNPSQVKFVKAAFSNMLGGIGYFFGQSVVQSVYNEHPLLYPEGALFTAVPSRSFFPRGFLWDEGFHQLLLSKWDSQVTREVVGHWLDLINIEGWIPREQILGDEALSKVPSEFVVQRNENGNPPTFFLVLEEFVEKLETLPENESFQKTLSFLRRLYPRLQTWFDWYNTTQAGPLPNSYRWRGRDTDTNLFLNPKTLTSGLDDYPRASHPSADERHVDLHCWMALASRVMSRAAQLIGEPYQEYERTYQTLSDNTLLNELHWSEQHRAFCDYGNHTHAVSLQQEKVFVPPGQPRHHFPAARLVRAVRKAPKLQFVNALGYVSLFPFLLQILTPESDKIEHILRDIRDPDRLWTPYGLRSLSHSDPLYMKRNTEHDAPYWRGAIWINMNYLAIKALHHYSSVEGPYQDKAAALYQELRTNVINNIYKQYQATGYIWEQYNDSTGRGQGSHPFTGWSALTLLMMGEQY; this is translated from the exons ATGACAAGGCAGAGAAAAAGAAATGTGGCCAGAAATGGAGTGCCTCACTCGCAGGAGGAAAAACCAATCCTCCAAGGtcgcaaagagaaaaaaaagaagaagcctGCGGACATCGGCAAGATTCTTATCAACATATCTATCGGGTTGTGCATTTTCAGTCTTATCTGGTTTTTCTATGCCCTGTACATGCGCTCGTTATTGGCCAAAAGAGTCGTGACGCCGCACCCTTCTCCACGGGTGCTAGACGCCAATAGcaccagtgctgctgtgtcccCGGAAAGGTTTTGGGGCACATATCGGCCCCAGGTCTATTTTGGCATGAAAACAAGAAGTCCAAAGTCTGTTGTTACAG GTTTAATGTGGATGCGTCAGTTCTCGGATGGGGAGTTAAAGCTTAGGCACACGTGTGAACAGGGGGACCATTTACGCTCCTACGGCTGGCTGATGCACAACGGCCTTAACTTCGGTGTGCAGGAGATTCACGACGACGATTTCATCCTCACAACAGAGTATGCTAAACGTGTAGGTGGGGAGCATGGTGGTGATTGGACATGGAGAATAACAGCCAAACAACAC AGCTCTGCCCCTCAAGCTCCGATCATCTCGCTTATGTTCTACGTGGCCGCGGATACTCAGGGTTCCCTGCAAGGTCACATTGAGGAAAAAAGTCACCTGAGCTCCGTTACTGGCACTTCGGAGGAACTGGGAAACTTCAAGATCACTTTTCGCAAACCAACTGCCGGAGAGACGGCTAGTGCAAAATATGCCAG CTACAATTATCTCCAGACACGGAGCCCTGGTCTGGACAGGTTGAAAAACATAGTGGAGAGCAGCATGAGTCGCAGATTTGTTTTCAATTCACCCTCTGGTGAGAGAAGACCTTACTTCGCCGTGGACACCTATTCACCCCCTCCAGAGCAGCACTCGCAAAACGATAACCGCGTACAGAGTGACTTTATTGTTCATCAGGTAACTGTCCAGGCCCCATTCCAGATCGAAGTTTTGTTTGAGTCCGGAAGCTTCCATGACCGACCGAACCAGTTGGTGGGCTCggtgctgactgaggagctggAGCAGCAGAAGACGGCTTTTAATGAGAAGTTTGAGAAGACCTTCGGGCTTCAGGTTAAAGGTTTCAATCCATCCCAGGTTAAATTCGTCAAGGCTGCTTTTAGCAACATGCTTGGTGGAATTGGCTACTTTTTTGGACAGTCTGTGGTGCAGTCAGTTTACAACGAGCACCCCTTACTCTACCCTGAGGGGGCATTGTTTACTGCAGTGCCCTCTCGTTCCTTTTTCCCAAGGGGATTCTTGTGGGATGAAGGCTTCCATCAGCTCCTTCTAAGCAAATGGGATTCGCAGGTGACCCGTGAGGTTGTCGGGCATTGGCTGGACTTGATTAACATTGAAGGCTGGATCCCACGTGAGCAGATTTTGGGGGATGAAGCCCTCAGCAAGGTTCCTTCAGAGTTTGTGGTGCAGCGCAATGAAAATGGCAACCCGCCAACATTCTTCTTAGTCCTGGAGGAGTTTGTTGAGAAGCTCGAGACCCTTCCTGAAAATGAATCTTTTCAGAAGACTCTATCCTTCCTTCGCAGACTCTACCCTCGACTTCAGACTTGGTTCGATTGGTATAATACCACCCAAGCAGGACCTCTGCCCAACTCCTACCGTTGGCGAGGCAGAGACACAGACACCAACCTTTTTCTCAACCCTAAGACATTGACCTCTGGGTTGGACGACTACCCTCGTGCGTCACATCCATCTGCAGACGAAAGGCATGTCGATTTGCACTGCTGGATGGCGTTGGCATCCCGGGTCATGTCAAGAGCTGCACAACTGATTGGCGAGCCCTATCAGGAATACGAACGCACCTACCAAACCCTGAGCGATAACACACTACTGAATGAGTTGCACTGGTCTGAGCAGCATCGTGCTTTTTGCGACTATGGCAACCACACCCATGCCGTTTCCTTGCAGCAAGAAAAGGTctttgtgccacctgggcagcCAAGGCACCATTTCCCAGCGGCACGCCTGGTGCGAGCAGTTCGCAAAGCCCCCAAACTTCAGTTTGTCAACGCGCTTGGCTACGTTAGTCTGTTCCCCTTCCTGCTTCAAATCCTGACACCCGAATCCGACAAAATCGAGCACATATTGCGAGATATTAGGGATCCTGACCGCCTTTGGACGCCCTACGGCTTGCGCTCACTGTCTCATTCGGATCCTCTGTATATGAAGCGCAACACCGAGCATGATGCCCCTTACTGGCGCGGAGCGATATGGATCAACATGAATTACTTAGCAATAAAGGCACTGCATCATTACAGCAGTGTAGAGGGGCCATACCAGGACAAGGCTGCTGCTCTCTATCAAGAGCTCAGGACTAATGTTatcaataacatttacaaacaataccAGGCAACTGGCTATATCTGGGAACAGTATAACGACAGCACTGGCAGGGGACAAGGAAGCCATCCCTTTACTGGCTGGTCAGCTCTGACTCTGCTAATGATGGGTGAACAGTACTGA